The Xiphophorus couchianus chromosome 3, X_couchianus-1.0, whole genome shotgun sequence genome segment atattagtgaacaaacagcattgtGGAGACAAAGGAACACTGTTTAATTCAACATCAGTTAGACACCACTGCACCTACCAAAACATGACAAGTCAGACAATGagagcattaatgaaagaacCAGGCAGGAAGCTCATAGTAACAGTTGTGGGAATCTTTCAATTCATGCTCTTCACCGATCTGGCCTTCATTAAAAAGTGCCCAGAAGAAAATGGCATAAGAAACCTTAGCAATTCAGCTCTAGAAATATAGATGGCACAGACACAAAGCTGCTCTGGTCAAATGAGATCAAAACGGAGCTTTATCACTTACAAGCTAAATGCTTTGCATGTTGAAAAACACTGCACACCATCTCCACTGTGACACCTAAAATAGTTTTAACATCATACTATGGATGCTCTTCTTTAGACGGTTTCCCTGTAAGCCACTAGAGTTGATGGAGCTAAACAAGaacaatcctgaaagaaaaatctgcaaaaaatgAGAGTGGGATAAAGATGAGCAATAATGGCACAAACACATCCAGAGCGGCATCAATCTGAGAATTTGAGGGAAAATTTGCTGTTCAcagatatgaaataaattttatgtaATGGTActatgacaaaatattaaaaagtccAAGGGGTATGCAAATGTTTGCAATTCATTGTAAATGTCAGACTGCTGGTGATGTCAGCTAAAGTAATACATTCTAAAACAATCATTGTAGCTTTCACTGTGTTTAGATTCAATATTGAgtcattattttacaaaattatacACAACTCCACacaatagaaatgaaaaatatatattttgagtGTCTTCTAGGGTGGTCATACATTACATCGCCACTATAAATCCAACTTGCCAGCAGGCGGTTTCTCTCCTACCAGAGCATGAGTTTTATGTCAGTACAATATTTATCCACAgcacttgtttttgttcttggttGGTGAGCTGGCTTTAGACACACTGTTTCTTTGTAACTGTAGTGTCTGTGGGGCAACACACTTGACACCATCCCAGCCCTCCTGCAGTTCTATTTCCCCGCTCAACAGACCCTGGTAGACCCGTCGAGTGAGGAGCTCGAATGACTCTCTCACGTTTTGTCCTGTCTTTGCTGAAGCCTCGACGTAGGGCATCCCCAGCTGTCCGGCCAGTTTCTGGGCCTCTTCCCGGCTCACTGCTCTGTCCTCGTGAGTGTCCTGGTCAATCTTCTGACCTACCAGGACAAACAGAACCTTCTGTGGTTGCACTCGCTCGCACACCTCAGCGTGCCACTCCTTTATATGGTCAAAGGATGACCGACTGGTGATGTCAAACACCAGCAGGCCTCCGACAGAGTTCCGATAATAAGAACGGGTCACTGATCTGAGAAGAGAAGTGAGAGAGGGGGGAGAATATAGATAATAAGCGAGAGACGGCCATCGGATTTTTAgcatataaaaaccttttaaatatttcaatagaAAGTCCAAAGTTCAGATTATCCTTCACTTATTTCCTTCTCCACTGAACTGTGTTGTACGAGTTAAATTCTTTCAGATAAGCGAATGGAAAAAGAATCATTCTCTTTGTTGGAAACTGATAGCTGCTGTGTTTAACCATCAACAGGTATGTAGATCCCCCATGAGTCACTGACTGTTTTTTAGAACAGGCTTAGTAAGACATCCTTCCACCGATGCAACTTTATTACTTCATTAAACACACATCTCATTAAAagcaaccttttttttccatctttttttagCTGATTGGTTCGACTGCAGACCTGAGGTAAGTACAAACAGGCACAGTGAGCAATTTGTCACAGTTCATTCAACtggacaacaaaaataattaatttagagACAGAATGAAACAGGCTACTTCTAATTCTTGCATTAAATATGCTGAGCAAAGAGAACGGTGCCCTGTGAAAGAATTGCACTGACTGCATTTCTGTACACATTGCACACTGAGCTGGTGATGGCTGAAAGCAAACACAGATGAACAGCTTGGAGGCAAGTGGAGTGGCTGGAGTAGTTTGTTTGGGCACTGTATTTGCATACACTCCTGATGTTGTATGGTCTTCACAATGAGAATAGTGTTTTCAAGATAACCATCTAATGAAAACAACTGAAGGGTCATGCCATCAGGCCTGATGGTTACAGAAGTTTTATATATGTAtgaatatatatacagtatatatatatacacggTATATATGTAAGTTTAATATGTATAGCTGTTTGTTGCTTACTATCGTTAAATCCCAACGCAGAAACTTGATTAAATTAGGCATCTACATGGAATATCATATAGGCAACTTGCTGGAGTTGACATCAGGATGTGGCAGAAGGATCTCTGATTGAGGCTTGATTCTTGTTGCTAAACAAGTATTTCAAAAACTGCTGATCTATTCGGGTTTTCACACATGCACGTGTGTGAAAACCCGTAAAGGGGGTCTGTCGTAAATGgcttgaaaaagagaaaaatgtctaCTGACCAGTTATTGTGTGTACAAAAAAATGCCTTGACAatttcagaggtcagaggagaatgggCAGTCTGTATTTGAAAGGTTAGAAGGGTAGCAATAGCTCAAATTACCACTCATTACAGAGGTAGAGAATATCTTGTCCGATGAGGCTCAGCTGTGACATTCAGCCGGTAGGGTCAGGTTTTggtgtaaacaaaatgaaagtattCGTCCAACCTGCTTCGTATCAGCAGTTCACACCGAAGGTGGTGCTGTCATGCTGTGGTGGATATATTTACATGGGTACTATTAGTACTACCAAGACACTGTTTAAATACCAGTCTAACTGAATATTATTGTTGACTCCGTTGACCACAGTTAACCTATCTTCTGGCAGCTGCTTCGAGG includes the following:
- the rab42b gene encoding ras-related protein Rab-42b yields the protein MDLTLWQYQFRFIMLGDSTVGKSSLLKRYTEDLFLESINQTVGVDFYVHFLEVEPGVRVKLQFWDTAGQERFRSVTRSYYRNSVGGLLVFDITSRSSFDHIKEWHAEVCERVQPQKVLFVLVGQKIDQDTHEDRAVSREEAQKLAGQLGMPYVEASAKTGQNVRESFELLTRRVYQGLLSGEIELQEGWDGVKCVAPQTLQLQRNSVSKASSPTKNKNKCCG